Below is a window of Bacteroidales bacterium DNA.
CATTATCAATCTTTATTTCTTTCCCTAAATTCTTAAGGCTTTCCTGTAGTTTGCTTTTTACTGTTTCAAGACGTTGCTTTTCGAAAGGTTCAATTTTATCTAGTAAATCCTCAATTAGTCTAACTCGCTCGGTGATATCTTTTTCAAGTGCCTTGCCTTCCTGTTGCCTGAATAGAAACATTTTTTCTAATGCTGCATTTATACACTCGAAAACGGCATTCCACTCTTCGTCAGTTACCTCAACCTTTTCAATCTTAAGGACATCGGGTAGTCGTAGGATAGTTTGAAAAACAGGCTCTTGTGTAATAGATATATTACAATCGTTAGATATTTTCTGAATCTGGTCATAATATGATTTGAAAACCCCAGCATTGATAGGTAGTGAGGAGTTCTCTTTTTTCTCATCAACATTAATGTAAAAATCAATCTTCCCTCGTGTCAATTTCGATGTTAATAAATTACGAATGTCGTACTCCCTATCGCGGTAAATCATAGGAGTTTTAACATTTAAATCGAGTTGTTTGCTGTTAAGCGATTTCACTTCAACGGTAATGTTTTTCCCGTTAAACTGAATCTCCGCTTTCCCAAATCCGGTCATTGATATTAGCATAGTACATATATTATTATGCAAAAGTAGTTTTTTTGAGGACTCACTGAATCAATCTTATATTGAATTAACCCAAAATCAATAATTTAAAATAGAAGCGGGGTTAGTCAGCAGTATCCATAGCAATAGCTGGTTCAACAACTCCTTTCTTTTTCCAGTTTCCCATTTTATAGTATATGTATGAACCGAGTGTTCCAAAGCACCAAGTCATTGGAATTGCCCACCAAATACCATCAACTCCAAGGCTGGTATATTGACTTAGAGAGTAAGCTAGTGGAACTCGGACTATCCAAAGTGTGAAAAGGGAGATAAACATAGGAACTAGGGTTGCTCCAGCACCCCTTAACACTCCGTTATAGGTTTGCATGGTGGAAAAGAAGACGTAAAAAAGACTCACAATAATCAGGTATCTATGACCCGCTTTTGCAACCTCTGGATTGTTTGTGAATAGCAACATCAGATTATTACCCCATACAACCATTACAATAGTTATAATAGTACAAAATGTAGCTGACATTATGAATGTGGCACGTAGTCCTTTTTTTATTCTTGACACCTTATTTGCACCCAAATTTTGACCAACAAAACCTGAAAGAGCTGCAGAAAAATTCATGGCGGGGAGGGCTGCTAGCATATCGAGCCTACTTGCTGCTGTATATCCAGCAATAACAATGGTACCGTATGTATTAACAATACTATTTATTGCCATTGCGCCTAGTCCAAGTAATGTTTGTTGAACTCCTGTCGGGAGACCAATTTTAACGCTTTGCCAGAATATCTTCTTATCAAAATGAATGTTCTTAAGGTCAATACGAATAATATGATGATTTCGGTTTAGGTAAAATAGTATAGCTCCATAAGCAGCTGCCTGTGATATTAATGTAGATAATGCTGCTCCAACAATTCCCCATTTGAAAACAAGGATGAAAAGTAAATCGAGAAGAATATTAATAAAAATAGCGACGATCATGAAGTAAAGTGGTGTTTTGGAATCGCCAATTCCACGGAGAATTGATATTGTTGCGTTAAAACAAAACATTATTACTAAGCCTGATAGATTGATGTTTAGATATAGTTTAGCATCGTGCATTAGTTCGGAGGGCAATTGCAACAGTTTAAATAACCATCCGCTGCATAAAATGCCTATGATAGTAAGTGCTATTCCTGCAAAAAAGAGAAATATATTGATAGTATCAGATGAACGTCGAACTTTTTCATAATCTTTTGCACCGAAATATTGTGATACTACAACTGAGGTTCCCATTCCAATTCCAATGGTAAGCGAAATAAGGGTGAAAATTATAGGTGTTGATGCTCCAACCGCCGCTAATGCTTTTTCTCCAAGATATTTTCCAACAATTATGCTATTAACAACCTGGTAAAGTTGCTGGAAAACATTGCCTAGTAACATTGGTAGTGCAAATTGGAATATTAGCTTGGCCTCGTTCCCTTTTGTTAAATCTTTCATTAATTTTTTTAAAATGCAAAGGTGTATAAATTTCTTAAAAAGGAATAAAAAAACCGCCCAAATATAGGGCGGTCATTAAATAATCTCAAAAGAATATGGGCTTAAGTCCTTTCAAGTTCAACTGTAAAATGGCGCATAATAGGTGCTTCCCATAATATTCTTACCCCTTTTGTTATTTGATGTCGACGCTCAAAAACGTTTCCTAATGCAACGGCAATAACATCTATATGGCTATTTGTATAAACCCTTCGAGGTATTGCTAGTCTTAGAAACTCAAGGTCAGGGTAACGATTCTCACGGGTTAAAGGATCGCGATCAGCCAATATTGCCCCAATTTCCACACCACGGATTCCTGCTTCAAGATACAACTCAATGGCAAGTGTTTGCGCTCTAAATTGTTCTTTCGGAATGTTGGGAAGAACTTTATTTGCATCTACAAATATAGCATGACCTCCTGAAGGTGTTTGGAATGGGACACCAAACTCTTTTAAGCGATTGCCAAGGTATTCTACCTGTTTTATTCTAGTTTCGAGATAATTGAACTCAGTACCTTCATCAAGACCAACCGCAAGGGCATTCATATCACGACCACTCATACCACCATAGGTAATATACCCCTCGAACATAATATTGAACTTGGAGCACTGCCTCCAAAGTTCAGTATCGTTCATTGCTATGAAACCACCCATGTTTACAATAGCATCTTTCTTGCTACTCATGGTCATGGCATCGGCATATGAAAACATCTCAAGAGCTATCTCTTTTATTGTTTTATTTTCGTAGCCCTTTTCTCTAATTTTGATGAAATATGCATTTTCGGCAAAGCGAGCAGAGTCGAAAACTATCATTTTCCCATATTTCCTTGCAACCCTATTGGTTTCCTTTAAACATGCCATCGACACAGGTTGTCCTCCTGCTGTATTATTAGTAAGGGTTACAATTACAAAAGGCACTTTACCTGCATTCTCCGAAAGAAATTTATTGAGTTTAACAGTATCGACATTCCCTTTAAATGGGTGATATGCTTCTGTGTTAGATGCCTCATCAATAGTGCAATCTATGGCATGTGCTCCACGAAACTCAATGTGACCTTTTGTTGTATCGAAATGGGAGTTTCCTGGCACAAAATCACCCTCTTTAACAAGAACTGAAAAGAGAACATTTTCAGCAGCACGCCCTTGATGGGTAGGTAAAAAATGATCAAATCCAACGATATCTTTTATTGCTTGCTTTAGGTTGTAGTAGGAAGATGCGCCTGCGTAGCTCTCGTCACCTAACATCATGGCACTCCACTGACGATCGCTCATTGCGCCAGTTCCAGAGTCGGTAAGCAGGTCAATAAAAACTTGGTTGCTTTTTAGGTTGAATAGATTATACTTTGCTTCCTTAATCCATTGTTCACGCTCTTCTCGGATGCTACGATAGATAGGTTCAACCATCTTAATCTTATACGATTCGGCAAATGGTAACTCCATAAGACGATTATTTTTTAAGAAATTAATACTATGAATGAAAAAAGAAAAATAAAAAGGTGTTGCAATAATAACTAGAAGGTATCCCTATCCTTAATATTTCGGAATACGGATTTGGGGGTAAAAATATATTGAGTTTGTAATCTCATCGGTTTATTAATATCCGTATGATTTTAGAACGCAAAACTAGTTTAAAAGAAGAAAAAATGCAAACGATCTTATTCGCTTTTAACCTATTGATAGAGAGATATTTTATTTTTTTATAGTCTACAGTAGAAAGTTAAGAATATTGAAAAGCGCAAAGATTATGCTTGCTATACCATTTGTTGTAGCAAAAGCAATATTCACCCTTTTGGTATTCTGGGGACTAACTATTGAGTGTTGGTAGATAAGCAAAGTAATAAAAATAGAGGAACCTATCCAGTACCATCTACCTGCATTTAATTTCAAACCAACGAATAAGACAATTAACGCTGTAATTACGTGAAATATAGCTGCTACCCAAAGGGCTCTTTTCGATCCAAGTGCTGCTGGAATCGACTTTAACGATTCAATCTTATCAAATACTTCATCCTGCAAGGAGTAGATAATGTCAAAGCCACCAACCCAGAATAGAACTATTAACGAGTAAAGTATTGGAATTAAATCGAATTTACCCGTTACTGACAGGTAGGCTCCAATTGGTGCCAACGAAAGTCCTAAACCAAGTACTAAATGGCAAAGAATAGTCCAACGTTTTGTAAAGCTATATAGAAGTATTACAGAAAGAGCAACAGGTGAAAGGAAAAATACTAGCCTGTTAATGAACCATGTTGTTGCAATAAATGCTAAAGAATTAAGAATAGTAAATAGAATCGCTGATTTAGCAGAAATAATCCCTTTGGGTATTTCTCTCTCCGAAGTTCGTGGGTTCTTTTCATCAATATATCTATCAACAACACGATTAAAACTCATAGCTGAATTGCGGGCAAAAACCATGCAAAGGAGAACAAGAACCAAAAGATTCCAACTTAGGTTGGATGGATTTAAACTATATGCCAGAAAAAAACCTATTAGGGCAAAAGGCATTGCAAATATTGTGTGACTAAATTTAACAAGGGAGAGGTAATTTTTTAATTTTTTCCCATTCGAATTGTTCATAGAAGAATTTGTTTATTTGTCAAAAATAAATAAAAATGGATAAGTAATTGGTTCGGTCATTTTAAATATAAACTAATATTAAAAAATTGACGCAATTTAATTAACAAATAATCTCGTTAATGGTTTAATAATCAATAGTTAACTTTGTAGAGAGGATTTAAACTCTTTTACAACCTTATCAATAAATTTATTTTCTAATTAAATGACGTTATATTAGTAAGGATTTTAAAATAGATGAATTTACTTTTTCCACATAGGTTGGTATTGATGGTTGCTGCAATGCTACTATCAATTTTTGTTGTAGGGCAGAATTCACTTGATAGTCTAGAAGCATCTGCTAATAGAGCGGTAGGTGAAGAGAAATTGGATTTGCTTTTACAGTTGAGTGAGAACTATTTAAAGATAAACCCTGATAGAACACTAGATTTTGGACTTCAAGTTTTAGTTCAAGCCAAAAAACTCGGAAAACCTCTTCAGGAAGCTCAGGCTCTTTGGATTATGGGGAAGGCCAATTTTAAGATTGCAAACCTTGAAAATGCCTTGAGATATTATAATCGCGCATTAGGGCAGTTTGAGAAGTTCAATATGCGTGAAGAGCAGGTGAACATATTGATTGGTTTATCTGAGGTGTATGAGAATGCCCCAAATCCTGAAATGGCTTTAGTTTTCCTTGATCGTGCTTATTCTCTGGCAGTTCAACTTAAAGATAATAACCTTCAAACCACGGTTTTAATGAATCTTGGTCAGACACATATCAAAAAGGGAAGTTACAGAAATGCTATTGTTCAGTATAATAGGATTTTACAAATTGTTGGTGATGTAAATCTAACTGACGAAAAAAAAACTATTAAAACAAGTTGCTATGGCAAAATTGGATTGTCATATAAAAACCTTGGGGAATTCCAGCAAAGTCGCGAGGCTTATGAAAAAGC
It encodes the following:
- a CDS encoding UbiA family prenyltransferase; translated protein: MNNSNGKKLKNYLSLVKFSHTIFAMPFALIGFFLAYSLNPSNLSWNLLVLVLLCMVFARNSAMSFNRVVDRYIDEKNPRTSEREIPKGIISAKSAILFTILNSLAFIATTWFINRLVFFLSPVALSVILLYSFTKRWTILCHLVLGLGLSLAPIGAYLSVTGKFDLIPILYSLIVLFWVGGFDIIYSLQDEVFDKIESLKSIPAALGSKRALWVAAIFHVITALIVLFVGLKLNAGRWYWIGSSIFITLLIYQHSIVSPQNTKRVNIAFATTNGIASIIFALFNILNFLL
- a CDS encoding YicC family protein, whose protein sequence is MLISMTGFGKAEIQFNGKNITVEVKSLNSKQLDLNVKTPMIYRDREYDIRNLLTSKLTRGKIDFYINVDEKKENSSLPINAGVFKSYYDQIQKISNDCNISITQEPVFQTILRLPDVLKIEKVEVTDEEWNAVFECINAALEKMFLFRQQEGKALEKDITERVRLIEDLLDKIEPFEKQRLETVKSKLQESLKNLGKEIKIDNDRFEQELIYYLEKMDVTEEKVRLRNHCKYFINTVNEDLPVGRKLGFILQEMGREINTLGSKANQADMQKFVVLMKDELEKIKEQSLNIL
- a CDS encoding MATE family efflux transporter; this translates as MKDLTKGNEAKLIFQFALPMLLGNVFQQLYQVVNSIIVGKYLGEKALAAVGASTPIIFTLISLTIGIGMGTSVVVSQYFGAKDYEKVRRSSDTINIFLFFAGIALTIIGILCSGWLFKLLQLPSELMHDAKLYLNINLSGLVIMFCFNATISILRGIGDSKTPLYFMIVAIFINILLDLLFILVFKWGIVGAALSTLISQAAAYGAILFYLNRNHHIIRIDLKNIHFDKKIFWQSVKIGLPTGVQQTLLGLGAMAINSIVNTYGTIVIAGYTAASRLDMLAALPAMNFSAALSGFVGQNLGANKVSRIKKGLRATFIMSATFCTIITIVMVVWGNNLMLLFTNNPEVAKAGHRYLIIVSLFYVFFSTMQTYNGVLRGAGATLVPMFISLFTLWIVRVPLAYSLSQYTSLGVDGIWWAIPMTWCFGTLGSYIYYKMGNWKKKGVVEPAIAMDTAD
- a CDS encoding tryptophanase; this translates as MELPFAESYKIKMVEPIYRSIREEREQWIKEAKYNLFNLKSNQVFIDLLTDSGTGAMSDRQWSAMMLGDESYAGASSYYNLKQAIKDIVGFDHFLPTHQGRAAENVLFSVLVKEGDFVPGNSHFDTTKGHIEFRGAHAIDCTIDEASNTEAYHPFKGNVDTVKLNKFLSENAGKVPFVIVTLTNNTAGGQPVSMACLKETNRVARKYGKMIVFDSARFAENAYFIKIREKGYENKTIKEIALEMFSYADAMTMSSKKDAIVNMGGFIAMNDTELWRQCSKFNIMFEGYITYGGMSGRDMNALAVGLDEGTEFNYLETRIKQVEYLGNRLKEFGVPFQTPSGGHAIFVDANKVLPNIPKEQFRAQTLAIELYLEAGIRGVEIGAILADRDPLTRENRYPDLEFLRLAIPRRVYTNSHIDVIAVALGNVFERRHQITKGVRILWEAPIMRHFTVELERT